The following are encoded together in the Camelus ferus isolate YT-003-E chromosome 30, BCGSAC_Cfer_1.0, whole genome shotgun sequence genome:
- the RNF152 gene encoding E3 ubiquitin-protein ligase RNF152, whose protein sequence is METLSQDSLLECQICFNYYSPRRRPKLLDCKHTCCSVCLQQMRTSQKDVRCPWCRGITKLPPGFSVSQLPDDPEVLAVIAIPHASEHTPVFIKLPSNGCYMLPLPISKERTLLPGDMGCRLLPGSQQKSVTVVTIPAEQQPLQGGAPPEAVEEEPDRRGVVKSSTWSGVCTVILVACVLVFLLGIVLHNMSCISKRFTVISCG, encoded by the coding sequence ATGGAGACGCTCTCCCAAGATTCTTTGCTGGAATGTCAGATCTGTTTCAATTACTACAGCCCCCGGCGAAGGCCCAAGTTGCTGGATTGCAAACACACCTGCTGCTCGGTGTGCCTTCAGCAGATGAGGACGAGCCAGAAGGACGTACGGTGCCCCTGGTGCCGGGGCATCACCAAGCTGCCCCCGGGCTTCTCTGTGTCCCAGCTCCCCGACGACCCCGAGGTCCTTGCGGTCATCGCCATCCCGCACGCCTCCGAGCACACCCCAGTCTTCATCAAACTTCCCAGCAATGGGTGCTACATGCTGCCCCTGCCCATCTCCAAGGAGCGCACGCTGCTGCCCGGAGACATGGGCTGCCGCCTGCTGCCCGGGAGCCAGCAGAAGTCCGTCACCGTGGTGACCATCCCGGCCGAGCAGCAGCCTCTGCAGGGCGGGGCTCCGCCCGAGGCGGTGGAGGAGGAGCCAGACAGGCGGGGCGTGGTGAAAAGCTCCACCTGGTCCGGGGTGTGCACTGTGATCTTGGTGGCCTGCGTCCTGGTCTTCCTGCTCGGCATCGTGCTCCACAACATGTCCTGCATTTCTAAGCGCTTCACTGTGATATCCTGTGGCTGA